Genomic DNA from Rhodothermales bacterium:
TAATGCCGAGTGCACCCACCTCTTCCGACAGGCTTTTGGCGAACCCCTGCACGCCTGCCCTTGAGACGTTGCTGAGATAGAGTGTGGGAATGGGCTGCTTGGCGCTCAGTGACGAGATCATGATGATGCGGCCCCAGCCGTCCCTCTCGGCAGTACGCTTGAGATGGGGCAACGCATGTCGGGACAGATTGATGGTGCTCATCAGGTTCAACTGGAGTGCCTTCTCCCAGTCTGAGGCGTCGAAGTCGTCGATGGTGCCGGCCGGCGGCCCGCCGGCGTTCGTGACCAGGACGTGCAGGCCACCGAAGGCGTCTGCGGTCTTCCGCAGCGCCGATGCCAGCTGTGCCTCATCAGTGACATCACATGCCAGCGGCAGCACGGTCGCTCCAGGGTGTGCGGCACGGAGAGATTCAGCCGCCTCCGCGATGCGATCCTCACTGCGGGAGCAGATGGCTACCCGCGCGCCACAGCCCAGGAGCGCATCGGCACAGGCTTTACCAAGACCGCTGCTGGCGCCGGCTACAAATGCGGCGCTTCCGTCGAGACCCAGTTCCATGTTCTTTAATCAGAATTCGATACGTCTAAGGAGCAACCTCACCAAGGTACGGTAGTGGCTCTCCTACTTTCGATCCACCATGAGAAGAGAGAAGGTCACCGTCCGCCGCCAGCGTATCAAAACAAAGCTGGCCCCCGCCGCCATCGGCCCCTACAGTCAGGCCATTCTGGCGGGAGATACCCTGTAT
This window encodes:
- a CDS encoding SDR family oxidoreductase gives rise to the protein MELGLDGSAAFVAGASSGLGKACADALLGCGARVAICSRSEDRIAEAAESLRAAHPGATVLPLACDVTDEAQLASALRKTADAFGGLHVLVTNAGGPPAGTIDDFDASDWEKALQLNLMSTINLSRHALPHLKRTAERDGWGRIIMISSLSAKQPIPTLYLSNVSRAGVQGFAKSLSEEVGALGITVNTVLPGYTRTDRLRHLSDALSERTGKSVDEVEAGWAESSALKRIGTEEEFGATVAFLASRPAGYITGVGLPIDGGAVKSLL